Below is a window of Nocardioides sp. S-1144 DNA.
CGCCGTCGCCGACCGCCTCGACGCCTGAGTCCTCCCGGCGTCAGGACCGCATCGCGACGCCGTGGCGCCAGTAGCCCATGAAGGCCACCTGGTGGCGGTCGATGCCGAGGTCCTTGACCAGCGCGCGGCGCAGCCCGGTGACGATCTTCGACTCGCCGGCGATCCAGGCGTAGAGCCCGTCCCAGTCGTGACCGACGGGACCCGCGTGCTCGGCGACGTCCTCGCCGGACGACGAGTGCGTGGGGGTCTCCCACAGGTCGGGGTCGACCTCGTCGTCGGACACGTCGAGGTCGACCGGGCCGGCGCCGAGGTAGCCCAGCACGGCGACGTCCAGGGCCTCGCCGCGCGGCGCGCCGTCACGGGGCACCCAGTGCACGCTGATGCCGGGCGGGTGCTGCAGCGTCAGGACGTCGTCGCTGAACGGCACCTCCAGGAACGCGGCGCCCTGCGCGCCGACGTCGAGCTGCTCGAGGATCGCCGCGATCGCCGGGACGGCGGTCTCGTCGCCGACCAGGAGCAGCCGGCTGGCGTCCCCGGGCACGAACTCGATGCCGCCGTAGAGGTACCCGCGGCGCGGCGCCATCAGCACCAGCCGGTCACCGACGCGGGCGCGCGCACCCCAGGTGCCGCCGGGACCGCAGTCGCCGTCGTGGACGATGAAGTCGACGACCAGCCGGGTGTCGACGCCCTCGCCGCGCACCTCGCGGACCGTGTAGGTGCGCATGTGGCCACGCTCCGAGAGCGGCTTGGTCATCCAGGTCGCGTACCAGGAGTCGTCGGCCCCGGCGAAGGACGGCAGCGGGTGGTCGCCGTCGGCGAAGATCAGCTTGACCCGCTGGTCGTAGGAGCGGTCGTTCCGGTCGAGCTCGGCGAGCGCCGGCGACCCGAGCTCGACGCGCACGAAGCTCGGCGACACCCGCTCGACCGACACGCACTCCACCTCCTCGATCAGCATCGGGAGATCGGTGGTGGTGGTAGTCATGGTGGCCTCTCGAGTCAGGTTGACCTTACTTAGGGTCACCTTATCCGGAGCCGCCGGGATTTCCCCGGTCGGCCGGGGATCCCTGAACTTGGGGGGCGATATCCCGGCCCCCCAGTTCAGACTTCCCCGGTCGACCGGGGAAATCCCGGACGCCGGCCGACCCGGCTCAGATCGGCGTGCGGTGGAAGCTCTGGAACGACCGGGACGGCGTCGGGCCGCGCTGGCCCTGGTAGCGCGAGCCGTACTTCTCCGAGCCGTAGGGGTGCTCGGAGGGCGAGCTGAGCCGGAAGAAGCAGAACTGGCCGATCTTCATGCCGGGGTAGAGCTTGATCGGGAGGGTCGCCACGTTCGCGAGCTCGAGGGTCACGTGCCCGGAGAAGCCGGGGTCGACGAAGCCGGCGGTCGCGTGGGTGAGCAGGCCGAGCCGGCCGAGCGACGACTTGCCCTCCACCCGGGCGGCGATGTCGTCGGGCAGCGACACGACCTCGTAGGTCGAGCCGAGCACGAACTCGCCGGGGTGCAGGATGAACGGCTCGTCGCCCTGGGGCTCGACCACCCGGGTCAGGTCGGACTGGTCGGCGGCCGGGTCGATGTGGGGGTAGCGGTGGTTCTCGAAGACCCGGAAGTAGCGGTCGAGGCGCACGTCGACCGAGGACGGCTGCACCATCCCGGGGTCCCAGGGGTCGAGGCCGACCCGGCCCGCGTCGATCTCGGCCATGATGTCGCGATCTGACAGCAGCACGCTGGCACCCTACCGTCGGCGCGCCCGGGCCGGCCGAGCACAATCGCCGGGTGAGCACGCACCCCTACCGCCGCTACGTCGCGCTCGGCGACTCCTTCACCGAGGGCGTCGGCGACCTGCACCCGGGCCGGCCGAACGGCGTCCGCGGCTGGGCCGACCGGGTGGCCGAGGTGCTGGGGCACGACGAGCCCGCGTTCGGCTACGCCAACCTCGCCATCCGCGGGCGCAAGCTGCGCGCGATCATCGCCGAGCAGGTCGGCCCCGCCGTGGACCTCGAGCCCGACCTGGTCACCATCTACGCCGGCGGCAACGACATCCTGCGGCCCCAGGTCGACCTCGACGCCCTCGTCGCCGACTACGACGCCGCCCTCGGCCGGCTCGCCGCGACCGGCGCCCGCCTGCTCGTGTGGACGGCGTTCGACCCGGGTGGGTCGGCCACGTTCAAGTTGCTCCGCGGCCGGTTCGCGCTCTACAACGAGCTGGTGCGCGAGAGCGCCGACCGGCACGGCGCGAGCATCGTCGACTTCTGGCGGATGCGCGAGTACCGCGACTGGGGCCTCTGGGACCCCGACCGGCTGCACATGGGACCGGCCGGCCACCAGCGGATGGCGACCGCCGTCCTCGACGTGCTCGGGGTGCCGCACGAGCTCGCGCCGCTGGCCCCGACCCCGCTGGCGACGTCGGACCGCCGCGCCGACGTGCTGCGCCAGAACGCCGTCTGGGTGCGCACCTCGGCCGCGCCGTGGGTCCACCGCCGGCTGACCGGGCGCTCCTCGGGCGACGGCCTCGCGCCCCGCCACGGCACGTTCTCCCGACCTGTCGCCGACTGACCCGACCGGGGTGGGCTAGCATCGTCGCCGCAGCAGTGCGGATGTAGCTCAGTTGGTAGAGCGCGACCTTCCCAAGGTCGATGTCGCGAGTTCGAGTCTCGTCATCCGCTCGAGATCGCCGACACCTCGTGAGGAACGAACGAGGTGTCGCGGGCGATCGAAGGTCGAGCAAGCGACGCGCCCGAGGAACGAGGGCGCACAAGCGTGCCGAGACCCCCGCAGCCGGTCCGGGGAGAGCAACGGGGCCGCTCGTACCTGACGGTCGTCGGCCGCGACGGCCGACGTAGCCTCGACCCGTGCAGTTCCAAGGCTTCCCCGTCGCCGCGCTCGACTTCTACGACGACCTCGAGATGGACAACACCAAGTCCTTCTGGGAGGCCCACAAGGAGGTCTACGACGAGTCGGTGAAGAAGCCGTTCGCGGCTCTGTCGGCGGCGCTCGAGCCCGAGTTCGGGGCGGTGAAGATCTTCCGGCCCTACCGCGACGTCCGGTTCGCGAAGGACAAGACGCCGTACAAGACCCACCAGGGCGCGTTCGTCGCGGCCGGCCCGTCGATGGGCTGGTACGTCGAGCTGTCGCCGCGGGGCGTGCGCGTCGGCGCCGGCTTCTACGAGGCCAGCGGCGCCCGGCTGGGCGCGATCCGCGCCGCCGTCGCCGACGACAGGACCGGCCCGGCCCTGCGGCGCGTCGTCTCGAAGCTGGAGCGGTCCGGGTTCGAGCTCGGCGGCGACCGGCTCAAGACGACCCCGCGCGGCTTCGACGCCGACCACCCCCGCATCGACCTGCTGCGGCACCGGCAGATCATCCTCGGCCGGCCGTACGGGTTCGAGAAGGTCATCCACACCCCGGCGGTCCTCACGCTGATCCGCGACGACTGGCGCGCTCTGAAGCCCCTGGTGACCTGGCTCCAGCGCGCGGTCGCCGGCGTGCCCGAGGACCTCCGGGTCCGCTAGGACGCCGCCCCGTCGCGACCCCGCCCACCGGGTGCCGCGCGGACGACGTCCCGCGTTCACCTGCCGGCCACGACGGCGGGGGACGCTGCGCCCATGCCCCGCAAGCGTCAGGCGTTCGTCCACGTCGGCCTGGACGACGGGTCCGGCGACGTCGTCGGCACCGCGCTGGACTCCCACGCGCACGCGCTGCTCGATCTCGGCGTGCGTCGTCCGGCCGAGCCGGCCGAGGGCGACGGCACCTGGGCGGGCCTGCGCCGCGACGCCGGTCGCGGCCGGGACACCGTCGTCCTGAGCCGGCCGCTGCTCGCCGCCGCGCCCCCGGACCGCGCCCGGACCCTCGTCGCCGCGCTCGACGCCTTCGACGTGCACGTGGTGGTGACCGCCCGCGCCCCCGACGCCTGGACCATCCCCGGCGACCCCGGTCGCGACCTCGCGTCGGTCCTGGACCGCTGGGCGGCGGCCGTGCCCGACCCCGGCCGGCTGCACGTCATCGTCGGGTCCGACGGCGCCGGCACCTGGCGCTCGTTCGGCCGTGTCGTCGGGTTCGGGACGGCGTCGCTGCGGGTCGGTCCGGAGACTCCCTCGGTCACGTCGGGTCAGGACGTCGTCCCCGCGGCCCGGGCGGCCGACCTGCGCCGGCTCGCCGGCACGTGGGCCGACCTGCTGGCCTCCTCGCCGTACGACGTCGTCGGCGACCTCGCCGCCCTCGAGCCCGACCTCCGGTGCGCCGACTCCGTCGACGACCTCACCGCCGCCCTCGACCTCGCCCGCCACGAGGTCGAGCTGCTCCGCCGTCGCGCCGACGACCTCGAGCGGCAGCTGGCGAAGTCGGAGAAGAAGAAGCGCAAGCTGAAGCGCCGCCTCTCCGAGGTGGCGTAACCCGGAGGCTGAGCAAGCGAGCGCCAGCGAGCGCCGACGAAGCCCCCGGCCCCGCCACGCCGACCGCAGCCAGCGTCAGTGCGGCTGCCAGGCGTCCTCGTCGGCGGTGCGCGAGGTGACCGCCTTGGGCAGCTTGCCGTCGGCCAGCTGCTGGATGGAGACCTGCTCGAAGACGTCGCGCAGGGAGCGACGCGCCGCGATCCAGACGTGCTGGAGGACGTCGGCGGACTCGTTGTAGGTGACCGACTCCGGGCGCAGGCCGTAGACCGAGACGAGCGGACCGTCGACGGCGCGGATGACGTCGGCGACCGAGACGTCGGTGGCCGGGCGTCCCATCCGCCAGCCGCCCGACTGCCCGCGCTGCGACATCACGACGCCGGCGCGGCGCAGGTCGGCCAGGATCGCCTGGAGGAAGCCGTGCGGGATCTCCTGCAGCCGGCCGAGCTCCTCGGCGCTGACCGCCTTGCCGTCCTCGCGCCCGGCCATCTCGATGAGGGCACGCAGCGCGTAGTCGGACTTGGCGGAAACTCGCATAGGGCCAGTGTGTCAGATATGTCGGGTCGATCACTGGACATGGCACCCCCGGAAGCATCCGGTCTCCGCCCTGGTCGCCGCGCCGAACGCCGTGCCGCTCGTCCGGGACGCCCCTCGTCGACGTCACCCGGTTCTTGCACAGGCCGAGCCGGGCTCCTATCATCAAGTTACTGGTCGGTAGCCCGCACTGTTGAGCGGCGGGCAGGACCGAGCTCCACGACGAGATCAAGGAACGGTGAGCCCG
It encodes the following:
- a CDS encoding siderophore-interacting protein — its product is MTTTTTDLPMLIEEVECVSVERVSPSFVRVELGSPALAELDRNDRSYDQRVKLIFADGDHPLPSFAGADDSWYATWMTKPLSERGHMRTYTVREVRGEGVDTRLVVDFIVHDGDCGPGGTWGARARVGDRLVLMAPRRGYLYGGIEFVPGDASRLLLVGDETAVPAIAAILEQLDVGAQGAAFLEVPFSDDVLTLQHPPGISVHWVPRDGAPRGEALDVAVLGYLGAGPVDLDVSDDEVDPDLWETPTHSSSGEDVAEHAGPVGHDWDGLYAWIAGESKIVTGLRRALVKDLGIDRHQVAFMGYWRHGVAMRS
- the dcd gene encoding dCTP deaminase, which produces MLLSDRDIMAEIDAGRVGLDPWDPGMVQPSSVDVRLDRYFRVFENHRYPHIDPAADQSDLTRVVEPQGDEPFILHPGEFVLGSTYEVVSLPDDIAARVEGKSSLGRLGLLTHATAGFVDPGFSGHVTLELANVATLPIKLYPGMKIGQFCFFRLSSPSEHPYGSEKYGSRYQGQRGPTPSRSFQSFHRTPI
- a CDS encoding SGNH/GDSL hydrolase family protein; translation: MSTHPYRRYVALGDSFTEGVGDLHPGRPNGVRGWADRVAEVLGHDEPAFGYANLAIRGRKLRAIIAEQVGPAVDLEPDLVTIYAGGNDILRPQVDLDALVADYDAALGRLAATGARLLVWTAFDPGGSATFKLLRGRFALYNELVRESADRHGASIVDFWRMREYRDWGLWDPDRLHMGPAGHQRMATAVLDVLGVPHELAPLAPTPLATSDRRADVLRQNAVWVRTSAAPWVHRRLTGRSSGDGLAPRHGTFSRPVAD
- a CDS encoding DUF2461 domain-containing protein is translated as MQFQGFPVAALDFYDDLEMDNTKSFWEAHKEVYDESVKKPFAALSAALEPEFGAVKIFRPYRDVRFAKDKTPYKTHQGAFVAAGPSMGWYVELSPRGVRVGAGFYEASGARLGAIRAAVADDRTGPALRRVVSKLERSGFELGGDRLKTTPRGFDADHPRIDLLRHRQIILGRPYGFEKVIHTPAVLTLIRDDWRALKPLVTWLQRAVAGVPEDLRVR
- a CDS encoding RrF2 family transcriptional regulator, whose protein sequence is MRVSAKSDYALRALIEMAGREDGKAVSAEELGRLQEIPHGFLQAILADLRRAGVVMSQRGQSGGWRMGRPATDVSVADVIRAVDGPLVSVYGLRPESVTYNESADVLQHVWIAARRSLRDVFEQVSIQQLADGKLPKAVTSRTADEDAWQPH